A genomic segment from Asterias amurensis chromosome 6, ASM3211899v1 encodes:
- the LOC139938085 gene encoding kappa-type opioid receptor-like: protein MGSNVASSDCSAFYNITEETVSEWLFTPADSIIITVIIPIILALGLINNFTFLFVIFRSPKLRSETNIYLAHLAMADLLYLILSVFHDIVMYKTGPTIRGSVIRGTFLMSSAECICFVIVANTGYFASIVFLTMVSFERYLAMCHPIKHLKIRGRRRTNKTVAICWLVGLIFSGITVPGSAKHVIKCLQWPDDEMYHGFQSTVASCGAVQPWVIYYTTPLLNVPWLIALVANIYMFVKIIQTLHKRKSALRKTQRYNEAVHTRNQVAKMLIVNGVVFFICQTPYRVISLTAWVSLLAQIPDPLRGLGLAKVWVSLIPQYVNTVVNPLIYGVMSSQYRSALIDAFQRKRRSRNKEVSATISSNVINEPETDMRLSNTFKDNEKVESRL from the coding sequence ATGGGTTCGAACGTGGCATCAAGTGACTGTAGTGCTTTTTATAACATCACTGAGGAGACAGTTTCTGAGTGGCTTTTTACTCCAGCAGACTCCATCATTATTACCGTCATCATACCGATCATCTTGGCTCTTGGTCTCATCAACAACTTTACTTTTCTATTTGTGATTTTCCGTTCTCCAAAACTGAGATCTGAAACTAATATTTACTTGGCACATTTGGCAATGGCTGATCTTCTGTACCTGATTTTGAGTGTTTTCCACGATATCGTTATGTACAAAACAGGGCCCACAATAAGAGGAAGTGTTATCCGAGGCACATTTCTTATGAGCTCAGCAGAATGCATCTGCTTTGTAATAGTGGCAAATACTGGTTATTTTGCATCCATTGTATTTCTTACCATGGTATCATTTGAGAGATACCTTGCCATGTGCCACCccatcaaacatctgaaaataCGTGGACGGCGtcgaacaaacaaaacagtggCGATCTGCTGGCTGGTAGGGTTGATTTTTTCAGGAATAACCGTGCCTGGCTCAGCTAAACATGTTATTAAATGTCTTCAATGGCCCGATGATGAAATGTACCATGGGTTTCAATCCACTGTGGCATCTTGTGGTGCCGTACAGCCATGGGTTATCTACTACACTACACCATTGTTAAATGTTCCTTGGCTAATTGCACTGGTTGCCAACATTTACATGTTTGTTAAAATCATACAGACATTACACAAGCGTAAGAGTGCCTTGCGTAAGACACAAAGATACAACGAAGCAGTGCATACTCGAAATCAAGTAGCCAAGATGCTGATTGTCAATGGAGTAGTATTCTTCATCTGCCAGACACCATACCGCGTGATAAGTCTGACCGCATGGGTTAGTCTCTTAGCACAGATTCCGGATCCTTTACGCGGGCTTGGGCTTGCAAAAGTATGGGTTTCTTTAATTCCTCAGTATGTCAACACCGTAGTCAACCCTTTGATCTACGGTGTGATGAGTTCTCAGTACCGTTCAGCTTTAATTGATGCCTTTCAGCGCAAAAGAAGATCCAGAAATAAGGAAGTTTCTGCAACCATTTCTTCAAATGTTATCAATGAACCTGAGACCGATATGCGATTGTCCAAcacatttaaagacaatgaaaAGGTGGAAAGCAGACTGTGA
- the LOC139938086 gene encoding neuromedin-U receptor 2-like, giving the protein MGSNVASSDCSAFTNITEETVSEWLFTPADSIIITVIIPIIMALGLINNFTFLFVVFRSPKMRSETIMYLAHLAVADLLYLFMGAGSKLGKYKTAPVIGGTFLKNSAECICFFLVINTCYFASIAFVTMVSFERYIALCHPIKHLKIRGRRRTNKTVAICWLVGLIFSGLTLPGTAKHVIKCLQWPDDKMYHGFPSTVASCGAIQPWVIYFTKPLLNIPWLIALIANIYMFVKIIQTLHKRKSALGKTQRYNEAVNTRNQVAKMLIVNGIVFFICQTPYRVISLTEWVSLLAQIQDPLHASLGLAKLWVSLIPQYVNTIVNPLIYGVMSSQYRLALIVAFQRKRRSRKKEISATISSNVINAPQMQSFDTFNDSMKMESRV; this is encoded by the coding sequence ATGGGTTCGAACGTAGCATCAAGTGACTGTAGTGCTTTTACAAACATCACTGAGGAGACAGTTTCTGAGTGGCTTTTTACTCCAGCAGACTCCATCATTATTACCGTCATCATACCGATCATCATGGCTCTTGGTCTCATCAACAACTTTACTTTTCTATTTGTGGTTTTCCGTTCTCCAAAAATGAGATCTGAAACTATTATGTACTTGGCACATTTGGCAGTCGCTGATCTTCTGTACCTGTTTATGGGTGCTGGATCCAAGCTCGGAAAGTACAAAACAGCGCCCGTTATTGGAGGCACTTTTCTTAAGAACTCAGCAGAATGCATCTGCTTTTTTTTAGTTATTAATACTTGCTATTTTGCATCGATTGCTTTTGTTACCATGGTTTCGTTCGAGAGATACATTGCCCTGTGCCATCccatcaaacatctgaaaataCGTGGACGGCGTCGAACGAACAAAACAGTGGCGATCTGCTGGCTGGTGGGGTTAATTTTTTCAGGATTAACATTGCCTGGCACAGCTAAACATGTTATTAAATGTCTTCAATGGCCCGATGATAAAATGTACCATGGGTTCCCATCCACTGTGGCGTCTTGTGGTGCCATACAGCCATGGGTTATCTACTTCACTAAACCATTGTTAAACATTCCTTGGCTAATTGCACTGATTGCAAACATTTACATGTTTGTAAAAATCATACAGACATTACACAAGCGCAAGAGTGCCTTAGGTAAGACACAAAGATACAACGAAGCAGTGAATACTCGAAATCAAGTAGCCAAGATGCTGATTGTCAATGGAATAGTATTCTTCATCTGCCAGACACCATACCGCGTGATAAGTCTGACTGAATGGGTTAGTCTTTTAGCACAGATTCAGGATCCTTTACACGCAAGTCTTGGGCTTGCAAAGTTATGGGTTTCTTTAATTCCTCAGTATGTCAACACCATTGTCAACCCTTTGATCTACGGTGTGATGAGTTCTCAGTACCGTTTAGCTTTAATAGTTGCCTTTCAGCGCAAAAGAAGATCTAGAAAGAAGGAAATTTCTGCAACCATTTCTTCAAATGTTATCAACGCACCTCAGATGCAATCGTTCGACACATTTAACGACAGTATGAAGATGGAAAGCAGAGTGTGA